A single window of Lynx canadensis isolate LIC74 chromosome C2, mLynCan4.pri.v2, whole genome shotgun sequence DNA harbors:
- the LXN gene encoding latexin, translating to MEIPPTHFPASRAASVAENCINYQQGTPHKVFMVQTIKQACMEDIPGRGHKYCLKFSVEEIIQKQVTLNCTAEVLYPLTGQDTAPEVNFTFEGEIGKNPDKEDNTFYQRLKSMKEPLEAQNIPDSFGNVSPEMKPVRHLAWVACGYIIWQNSTENTWYKMVKIQTVKQVQRNDDFIEFDYTILLHDIASQEIIPWQMQVLWHPQYGTKVKHNSRLPKEAQLE from the exons ATGGAAATCCCCCCGACCCACTTCCCGGCATCCAGGGCGGCCTCGGTGGCAGAGAATTGCATCAACTACCAGCAGGGGACCCCCCACAAGGTGTTTATGGTGCAGACTATCAAACAAGCCTGCATGGAG GATATTCCAGGAAGAGGACATAAGTATTGCCTTAAATTTTCTGTGGAAGAAATTATCCAAAAA CAAGTTACACTGAACTGTACAGCTGAAGTACTTTACCCTCTAACGGGACAAGATACTGCACCAGAAGTCAACTTCACATTTGAAGGAGAAATTGGAAAGAACCCAGATAAAGAAGATAACACATTTTATCAAAGACTCAAGTCTATGAAGGAACCACTTGAAGCACAAAATATTCCAG ACAGTTTTGGAAATGTATCTCCAGAAATGAAGCCAGTTCGACATTTAGCCTGGGTTGCCTGTGGTTATATAATATGGCAGAATTCTACTGAAAACACATggtataaaatggtaaaaatacaaACCGTCAAGCAAGTG cAAAGAAATGATGACTTCATTGAATTCGACTACACCATCCTACTTCATGACATTGCATCTCAG GAGATTATTCCTTGGCAAATGCAAGTTCTCTGGCATCCACAATACGGTACTAAAGTAAAGCATAACAGCCGTCTGCCAAAGGAAGCACAACTGGAATAA